A window of the Lactuca sativa cultivar Salinas chromosome 5, Lsat_Salinas_v11, whole genome shotgun sequence genome harbors these coding sequences:
- the LOC111892513 gene encoding THO complex subunit 6 translates to MKTTVAEGDCRQWNEDAYRDSILEERESHSLTIFRTVFSPSPTNQNPKFIVAASSDGSIATYSLSSLISSTPLGFGNSRAQNLFVAEPNCLLHGHDGPAYDVKFYGDGEDSLLLSCGDDGRIRGWKWMDVLEADQDSLPQSGDLKPLLDLTNPQHKGPWGALSPIPETNAIAVDTQGGSIYAAVGDSCAYCWDVEESKIKMTFKGHAGYLHSIIARNSCHQIITGSEDGTARIWDCRSGKCSNVIEPGKDKKSKEFFSYVSCISLDATEKWLACGSGRNLSVWNLSASERISGVSTRACIQDICFDDNQILAVGAEPVVSRYDMNGVVLSQIQCVPRSTFSVNLHPSGVTCVAGYGGVVDVISQFGSHLCSFRCQAYK, encoded by the exons ATGAAAACGACGGTAGCGGAGGGAGACTGTAGACAGTGGAATGAAGACGCTTACAGAGACAGCATATTGGAGGAGAGGGAGTCGCATTCACTCACTATCTTCCGAACTGTCTTCTCCCCATCTCCTACCaaccaaaaccctaaattcatcGTCGCTGCCTCCAGCGACGGCTCCATCGCTACATACTCGTTATCCTCTCTAATCTCCTCCACT CCATTGGGATTTGGAAATTCTAGGGCTCAAAA TTTATTTGTAGCTGAACCAAATTGTTTACTTCACGGACATGATGGGCCTGCTTATGATGTTAAGTTCTATGGTGATGGTGAAGATTCATTGTTATTAAG TTGTGGTGATGATGGTCGAATTCGAGGATGGAAATGGATGGATGTTTTGGAAGCAGATCAGGATAGTTTGCCACAAa GTGGGGATTTGAAGCCGCTACTTGACTTGACAAATCCTCAACATAA AGGTCCATGGGGTGCTCTTTCCCCTATACCTGAAACTAACGCCATTGCTGTTGATACTCAG GGAGGCTCCATATATGCAGCAGTTGGTGATTCCTGTGCCTATTGTTGGGATGTG GAGGAATCTAAAATCAAAATGACATTCAAAGGGCATGCTGGTTATTTACATTCGATTATTGCCCGAAATTCTTGTCATCAG ATTATAACTGGCTCAGAAGATGGAACGGCCAGAATTTGGG ATTGCAGAAGTGGAAAGTGTAGTAATGTGATTGAGCCAGGGAAAGATAAGAAATCCAAAGAGTTTTTTTCATATGTCAGTTGTATTTCTCTTGATGCTACTGAAAAGTGGTTG GCTTGTGGGAGTGGGCGTAATTTATCAGTGTGGAATCTTTCGGCTTCTGAAAGAATTTCAGGGGTTTCGACTCGTGCTTGCATCCAAGATATATGCTTTGATGATAATCAA ATATTAGCAGTGGGAGCTGAACCAGTGGTGAGTCGATATGACATGAATGGTGTGGTGCTTTCTCAGATACAATGTGTTCCTCGGTCAACATTTTCGGTCAACTTGCATCCATCTGGT gTTACTTGTGTTGCTGGTTATGGTGGGGTGGTGGATGTCATCTCTCAATTTGGAAGCCATTTGTGTTCGTTTCGCTGTCAAGCATataaatga
- the LOC111892602 gene encoding telomere repeat-binding factor 4 isoform X2: MGNPKQKWTAEEEEALRAGVAKHGTGKWKNIQKDPEFNHFLYSRSNIDLKDKWRNMSVSANGQGPREKSRTPKPKATTDSPATAIPLAITWTPGSSAAAVVDPASTDVQMDDSSKCLLDGKTASKYNTMIYEALSTLKDPNGSDTSAIVSFIEKRHEVPQNFRRLLSSRLRRLVAQEKLEKFMRVIRSRTAIDFEGSQRMEQRARFQNRKRFDREYLKSTVILVGH, encoded by the exons ATGGGGAATCCAAAGCAGAAGTGGACGGCGGAGGAAGAAGAAGCTCTACGCGCTGGCGTTGCAAAACACGGAACCGGTAAATGGAAGAACATCCAGAAAGATCCCGAGTTCAACCACTTCCTATATTCTCGCTCCAATATCGATCTCAAG GATAAATGGCGGAATATGAGTGTCAGTGCAAATGGGCAAGGTCCAAGGGAAAAATCAAGAACACCAAAACCAAAAGCTACCACAGATTCACCTGCTACTGCTATTCCCTTAGCCATTACATGGACTCCTGGTTCTTCAGCTGCAGCTGTAGTTGATCCAGCATCTACAGATGTGCAAATGGATGATTCTTCAAAATGTCTGTTAGATGGAAAGACAGCTTCAAA GTACAATACAATGATCTATGAAGCACTGTCAACCCTAAAAGATCCAAATGGGTCAGACACCAGTGCAATTGTCAGTTTCATTGAG AAAAGGCATGAGGTGCCACAAAATTTTAGGAGGTTATTAAGTTCAAGGCTAAGAAGGCTTGTTGCGCAAGAAAAACTTGAAAAG TTTATGCGAGTGATTAGGTCCAGAACTGCTATCGACTTCGAAGGGAGTCAGCGAATGGAACAAAGGGCCCGATTTCAAAACCGAAAGAGATTCGACCGAGAATATCTCAAGTCAACAGTTATCTTGGTGGGACATTAG
- the LOC111892602 gene encoding telomere repeat-binding factor 4 isoform X1, whose amino-acid sequence MGNPKQKWTAEEEEALRAGVAKHGTGKWKNIQKDPEFNHFLYSRSNIDLKDKWRNMSVSANGQGPREKSRTPKPKATTDSPATAIPLAITWTPGSSAAAVVDPASTDVQMDDSSKCLLDGKTASKYNTMIYEALSTLKDPNGSDTSAIVSFIEKRHEVPQNFRRLLSSRLRRLVAQEKLEKVQNCYRLRRESANGTKGPISKPKEIRPRISQVNSYLGGTLEEAAVAAAYQVAEAENKSFVAAEAVKEAERVSKMAEEAEAFLQLAKEIYERCSRGEVVMVA is encoded by the exons ATGGGGAATCCAAAGCAGAAGTGGACGGCGGAGGAAGAAGAAGCTCTACGCGCTGGCGTTGCAAAACACGGAACCGGTAAATGGAAGAACATCCAGAAAGATCCCGAGTTCAACCACTTCCTATATTCTCGCTCCAATATCGATCTCAAG GATAAATGGCGGAATATGAGTGTCAGTGCAAATGGGCAAGGTCCAAGGGAAAAATCAAGAACACCAAAACCAAAAGCTACCACAGATTCACCTGCTACTGCTATTCCCTTAGCCATTACATGGACTCCTGGTTCTTCAGCTGCAGCTGTAGTTGATCCAGCATCTACAGATGTGCAAATGGATGATTCTTCAAAATGTCTGTTAGATGGAAAGACAGCTTCAAA GTACAATACAATGATCTATGAAGCACTGTCAACCCTAAAAGATCCAAATGGGTCAGACACCAGTGCAATTGTCAGTTTCATTGAG AAAAGGCATGAGGTGCCACAAAATTTTAGGAGGTTATTAAGTTCAAGGCTAAGAAGGCTTGTTGCGCAAGAAAAACTTGAAAAG GTCCAGAACTGCTATCGACTTCGAAGGGAGTCAGCGAATGGAACAAAGGGCCCGATTTCAAAACCGAAAGAGATTCGACCGAGAATATCTCAAGTCAACAGTTATCTTGGTGGGACATTAGAAGAAGCAGCGGTTGCTGCTGCGTATCAAGTTGCAGAAGCGGAAAACAAATCGTTTGTAGCAGCAGAAGCTGTTAAAGAGGCAGAAAGAGTCTCCAAAATGGCCGAAGAAGCAGAAGCATTTTTACAGCTCGCCAAAGAGATTTACGAGAGAT GTTCGCGTGGCGAAGTGGTGATGGTGGCGTAG